The Venenivibrio stagnispumantis region ACTTTCTTTTTTGCTACCTATATTTGTATCAAAATATCCTGAAAATAAATAATTTACATCTCCATATTGGGTATGGGAGAAAAATAATTTTTGAGCTTTCACAGAGCCGGAAGAATATACATATATATCAATACCTTTTTCTTTCCATTCCTTTAATTTTTTATAAGCATCTTCGTATAAATCGGATTTGAGCTCACCGGATTTATATCCTTCTTCCCATATAAGCCCTTGTATAGTTTTTAATGGAGTAATTTTTTTATCTTCTTTTATCCATTCTTTTAATTGATTAATTGCTTCATCTACGGATAGATTTTTTCCTACTTCTTTATTTATATGGTTTAAAACTTCCTGAACTTCCGGATTATTTATATTTTTTTTGATAAATTCTTCTAGGTGAGCTTCAGAATAAGGAAATAAAACATCTTTTACAAAAGATATAGAAGAGATAGTGCCTTCAATATCTACAACAACTTTCTTTACCATCTAAATCCTCATCCTTTTTTCTTAATTATATCATAAATCTATATTTAAAATAATCTACCTATCTTCCTAAATCCAAATATATAAAGTATTAAACTTAAGATAGATAAAGCTACAAAATAAGGAATTAGTTCTATAAAAGGAGTTCCCCTAAAAAATATACTTAAACTTCCTTCAATATAATATCTTAAAGGTGATAAATAAGATAAATATTGAATAACAGGATGCATAGAATAAATAGGAGTCCATGCACCACTTAAAAATATCATTGGCATAATAATGAGAATTGAAGATTGAGCCACTTTTAACATATCATTAGAAATAGATGCTATAAATAAACCAATACCTGTTACAGAAAATAAATATACTAAAGTTAAAATTATAAAAACAAAAAAACTTCCATTAATAGGCACTTTAAAAACACCAAATAAAACAATGCCAATACTTATTGTCGCATATATTAATATTATTACAATTTGAGAAAAGCTTTTTGCAAGAATTAT contains the following coding sequences:
- the mtnC gene encoding acireductone synthase produces the protein MVKKVVVDIEGTISSISFVKDVLFPYSEAHLEEFIKKNINNPEVQEVLNHINKEVGKNLSVDEAINQLKEWIKEDKKITPLKTIQGLIWEEGYKSGELKSDLYEDAYKKLKEWKEKGIDIYVYSSGSVKAQKLFFSHTQYGDVNYLFSGYFDTNIGSKKESKSYKEIAKQINEKPENILFLSDIEEELNAAKEAGFQTIKVARYGNNESKHKVITNFEELGDLL